In the genome of Saprospira sp. CCB-QB6, one region contains:
- a CDS encoding cupin domain-containing protein — protein MSQYFKAARESPAFLAGDATLLQEIAHPLKDSWPIGYSLAKAQLDVGQSSLPHRLKGSELYYVLSGEASIFINGQEQLLQAGDCCLVPAQAEQYVEQKGDTPFHFLCIVEPYWQEDEEDIL, from the coding sequence ATGTCTCAATACTTCAAAGCCGCCCGAGAAAGTCCCGCTTTCTTAGCAGGCGATGCAACCCTTCTGCAAGAAATTGCCCACCCCCTAAAAGATAGCTGGCCCATTGGTTATAGTTTGGCCAAAGCCCAATTGGATGTAGGGCAATCGAGTTTGCCTCATCGCTTAAAAGGCAGTGAGCTTTATTATGTGCTCTCTGGAGAAGCCAGCATTTTCATCAATGGTCAGGAGCAATTGCTTCAAGCAGGTGATTGCTGTTTAGTTCCTGCTCAGGCCGAGCAATATGTCGAACAAAAAGGAGATACCCCCTTTCATTTCCTTTGTATTGTAGAACCCTATTGGCAAGAAGATGAAG